From a region of the Helianthus annuus cultivar XRQ/B chromosome 5, HanXRQr2.0-SUNRISE, whole genome shotgun sequence genome:
- the LOC110938799 gene encoding uncharacterized protein LOC110938799, with product MDQMTSKWTDLNGKISKFNACFIQKNRNPQSGASEATIMRQATEEYCRLYKKRTFPHVGAWEVARHHPKWVPVELIDMRGPTAPKKQGGSKRSKTSDSGNNTTSASDNLPEMNLNDDPLDEPDQPVDDPVEEDTPTRPRRRRGGESSSKGKEAVAESTFRIEEEKMTQFKKAEQIKETIMSLKVEREQAYKEHLKTIERQNDLKILCENHAHLDEPFKSIVIQQKRAICAKGGCEMPLV from the exons ATGGACCAAATGACGTCGAAGTGGACGGATTTGAACGGGAAAATTAGCAAGTTCAacgcttgtttcattcaaaag AACCGAAACCCACAAAGTGGAGCGAGCGAGGCGACAATCATGCGACAAGCCACCGAAGAGTATTGCCGACTGTACAAAAAGAGGACTTTTCCACACGTGGGGGCATGGGAAGTTGCGAGACATCACCCGAAGTGGGTCCCCGTTGAGTTGATTGACATGCGTGGTCCTACGGCTCCAAAAAAACAAGGCGGTTCGAAAAGATCAAAGACATCCGATTCGGGGAACAACACGACTTCtgcgtcggataacttgcccgAAATGAACTTAAACGACGACCCCCTTGACGAACCCGATCAACCCGTTGACGACCCCGTTGAAGAAGATACACCCACAAGGCCACGACGCAGGAGAGGTGGTGAATCGTCAAGCAAAGGTAAGGAAGCGGTGGCGGAGTCGACCTTCAGAATCGAAGAGGAGAAAATGACCCAATTCAAGAAGGCCGAACAAATAAAAGAAACAATTATGTCCCTAAAAGTTGAACGCGAGCAGGCATACAAGGAACACTTGAAAACGATTgaaagacaaaatgatttaaaaatcttgtgtgaAAACCACGCCCATCTCGACGAACCGTTCAAGTCAATTGTCATTCAACAAAAGCGCGCGATTTGCGCAAAGGGGGGTTGCGAGATGCCACTcgtttag